The Hahella sp. HNIBRBA332 genome window below encodes:
- a CDS encoding phage portal protein: MSKPTSPTAFSFGAPEAVLDTTLTSYLGVFLNPHGDYYAPPVSLTGLAKLLRANAHHGTIPYFKRNMLRKFYVPSPVLSATDLENAGFDYLVFGMCYFQKVFNRLGQIVRLKHIPALNMRRMKAPDQFCLLQPNQVDPLAFRPGEIIQLKEYDVNQQIYGVPQYLGGLQSVLLNESATLFRRKYYNNGAHMGFILYTADAQLDPEDEQSLKEQIRASKGVGNFRSLYLNIPGGKPDSVKIMPVGDIATKDEFERVKNLSRNDVLSMWRIQPALAGIMPENTGGFGDIEKISRVYYENEVIPMQNVFLKLNETLPLKKGLYFCDPSCL, translated from the coding sequence ATGAGCAAACCGACTTCACCAACCGCGTTTAGTTTTGGGGCGCCCGAGGCTGTTTTAGACACGACGCTGACCTCTTACCTGGGCGTGTTCTTAAATCCCCATGGCGACTATTACGCGCCGCCGGTCAGTCTCACCGGGCTGGCCAAGCTGCTACGCGCTAACGCCCATCACGGGACCATTCCCTACTTTAAGCGCAATATGCTGCGTAAGTTTTACGTGCCGTCGCCCGTGCTCAGCGCCACGGATCTGGAGAACGCCGGCTTCGATTACCTGGTGTTTGGCATGTGCTACTTTCAGAAAGTCTTTAACCGCTTGGGGCAGATCGTCCGCCTGAAACACATCCCCGCGCTGAACATGCGCCGGATGAAAGCGCCGGATCAGTTCTGTTTGCTGCAACCTAACCAGGTGGACCCGTTAGCGTTTCGTCCGGGTGAAATCATTCAGTTAAAAGAGTACGACGTGAATCAGCAAATCTATGGCGTTCCCCAGTACCTGGGTGGCCTGCAATCCGTCTTACTGAATGAAAGCGCCACCCTGTTTAGGCGCAAGTACTACAACAACGGCGCGCACATGGGCTTCATCCTCTACACCGCCGACGCCCAGCTGGACCCGGAAGACGAGCAATCCCTGAAAGAGCAAATCCGCGCCAGCAAGGGCGTGGGTAATTTTAGAAGCCTGTACCTCAACATACCCGGCGGCAAGCCTGACTCTGTGAAAATCATGCCCGTGGGAGATATCGCCACCAAGGACGAATTTGAGCGGGTGAAGAATCTAAGCCGCAACGATGTATTAAGCATGTGGCGCATTCAGCCCGCGCTGGCGGGCATCATGCCGGAAAATACGGGGGGATTTGGGGACATAGAAAAGATCAGCCGCGTGTATTACGAAAATGAAGTCATTCCTATGCAGAATGTATTCTTAAAGCTAAACGAAACCCTCCCCCTAAAAAAGGGACTCTATTTTTGCGATCCAAGTTGTTTATAA